Part of the Streptomyces sp. NBC_01408 genome is shown below.
TCCGGACTTTGTGAAAATGTTCACCCGACCCCTTGGCCGGAGCCTCCGATCCGTGCTCTCATTTCGCCCCAGGGCCCAATGATGTGCGGCCTGGTTGCTTTGGGGAGGGCAATGTGGCGGACACCGCCATGTCCGGTGCCGGATCTACCGGGGGCGAAGACCCCCTCCAGCGGGCGATATGGCGGCTGCGTTCGCGCGGCTGTTGGACCGACGCCGCGGCGCTGCTGACGCCACACGTCGGCAAGCCCGGAAACGCCGGAGCGGCCGTGCAGCGGACCGCGCTGCTGGTCGAGCGGTGCCTGTTCACCGGGCAGGGCTGGTCCGAGGCGGAGGACGCGCTGCGGATCGCGGAGGCGGTGGCGCAGGACGACGACGACCGCGGGGCGGCGGCGTGCGAGCGGGGCCAGCTGGCCTACGCCGCCACCGTGCTCGGCGTGCGCGACCGGGCGGACGAGGCCCGCTCGGCGCTGGGCCGGGCGGCGGCCCTGCTGTCCCCCGGCTCCCGGACCCGGCCGCTGCTGGACTTCCGCCGGGGCCTGGTCGCCGAGCACCTGGCGGACGCCCCGCAGTCGGCGCGGCCGGCGTACCGCCGGGCCCATGCGGGGGCGCTGGCCCACGGGGACACCCTGCTGCTGTCGTTCACCTGGCGGCACCTGGCGGCGCTGGCCCTGCGGGACGGTGAGGTGGCCGAGGCCCGCAAGGGCTTCGTGGAATCCCTGCGGATCCGCGAGGAGCTGGGCTTCCTGGTCGGCACGGCCCCCGCGCTCGCCGCGCTGGCCGAGGCCGAACCGGAACCGGAGGCCACCCGCCTGCGCGAGGAGGCCCGCCGCCTGTTCCACCTCCTGGGCGGCATCCCCACCTGGCTGGCGGACCAACTCCAACCGACACCTGCCCCGTCGCCTGCCCCGTCGCCTGCGGCGTAGCCCGCGCCACCACCCGGCGCTCCGCGCCGTCGCCTCAATCGCCGGCGGGGCTGGATTTCAGCCCGGCCGGCGTTTGAGCCTCAGGGGCGGCCCAATCCAGCCCCGCCGGCGATTGAGGCGCGGGGTCTGGGGCCGAGCCCCACGGGGCGGCCCGCAGGGGCAGGGGCAGGGGCGGCGTCAGGGCCTGGGGCCCGCGAGGTGCTCGCGGACGAGGGACTCGACCACCGCAAGGTCACGCGCGACCAGCGCATCCAGCAGCGCCCCGTGCTCCGCCGCATCGGCGACGAGATCCGACCGCCGCACCCGCGGAGCGCCCGGCAGGGGCCACTGCGCCCGCCGGTGGAGCGCCTCCGACACCTGGACCAGCTGGTCGTTGCCGGCCGGCGCGAGCACCGCCCGGTGGAAGGCCCGGTCGGCGTCCCCGTAGCCCGCCAGGTCCCCCGCCTCCGCCGCCTCGGCGGTCGCGGCGGCCATGGGACGCAGCGCCTCCCAGGTCGCGGCCGGCACGGCGCCGGCCAGCCGCAGCATGACCGGGACCTCCAGCAGGGCCCGTACCTCGGCCAGCCCGGCCGCGTCCCGCGGGGTCCGGGACAGGACGCGGAAGCCGCGGTTGGGAAGGCACTCCACCGCCCCTTCCAGGGCCAGCTGCTGCATCGCCTCGCGCACGGGGGTCGCGGAGACCCCGAACCGCTCGCCAAGCCCGGGGCCCGAGTAGATCTCCCCGGGCGCCAGCTCGCCTTCGAGCAGGGCGGCGCGCAGGGCGTCGAGGATCTGCCCGCGCACCGAATGGCGCAACACCTTGCGCCTTTGTTCCGGCACCTGGGCTCGGGCCGTGTCGTGCACTCGGTTCTCCTACGGGTCGCGGGCTGCCCCGAGGATACGGCCTTGCCGAGATCGGGTAAGGTAAGGCTAACCTGTTAACGATCGCACGATTCGGTGGTCCCTCCATGGCCGTCACTGTCGTACCCCCTGCCCTGGACGTCCCTTCCGCCCCGGCCGGCTCTCCGGTGGCGGAGGCGTACGCCCGCCTGGCCGAGGTCTACGACGGACTACGGGTCATCGAGCGAGCCGCGCACGAACCGACCCCTCGCGGTGTGGGGTGGGTCGGCGCGGACGAGCTCGCCGCGGGCGGGCCGGCCCTCGACGCCTTCCTCGCCTGGGACAACGCCCAGGTGCTGAGGGACTACGGGACCCAGGC
Proteins encoded:
- a CDS encoding GntR family transcriptional regulator, which translates into the protein MHDTARAQVPEQRRKVLRHSVRGQILDALRAALLEGELAPGEIYSGPGLGERFGVSATPVREAMQQLALEGAVECLPNRGFRVLSRTPRDAAGLAEVRALLEVPVMLRLAGAVPAATWEALRPMAAATAEAAEAGDLAGYGDADRAFHRAVLAPAGNDQLVQVSEALHRRAQWPLPGAPRVRRSDLVADAAEHGALLDALVARDLAVVESLVREHLAGPRP